One region of Trichosurus vulpecula isolate mTriVul1 chromosome 1, mTriVul1.pri, whole genome shotgun sequence genomic DNA includes:
- the LOC118852481 gene encoding 60S ribosomal protein L31, which yields MAPAKKGGEKKKGRSAINEVVTREYTINIHKRIHGVGFKKRAPRALKEIRKFAMKEMGTPDVRIDTRLNKAVWAKGIRNVPYRIRVRLSRKRNEDEDSPNKLYTLVTYVPVTTFKSLQTVNVDEN from the coding sequence ATGGCTCCCGCGAAGAaaggtggagagaaaaagaagggacgTTCCGCCATCAACGAGGTGGTGACCAGGGAGTATACCATCAACATTCACAAGAGGATTCATGGAGTAGGCTTCAAAAAGCGAGCTCCCCGGGCTCTGAAGGAAATTCGCAAATTTGCCATGAAAGAAATGGGAACTCCAGATGTACGCATTGACACCAGACTCAACAAAGCTGTTTGGGCCAAAGGAATAAGGAATGTCCCATACCGTATCCGAGTGCGTTTGTCCAGGAAACGCAATGAGGATGAAGATTCACCTAACAAGCTGTATACCTTGGTTACTTATGTACCTGTCACCACTTTCAAAAGCTTACAGACAGTCAATGTGGATGAAAACTAA